CCATAAGACGGTTTACAATACGATCTGGCAGGAAAACTTCCAAATCTTCCATTTTTTCACCGCTACCAATAAAACGGAGAGGAACTTTAACTTGGCTTGATAGTCCAAGAGCAACGCCACCCTTAGAGTCACCATCATATTTACTTAAAATAACACCATCAATACCGATTTTTTCTTTGAATGATAAAGCGGTTTTAATAGCATCTTGGCCGGTCATTGAATCAGCTACGTAAAAAATCTCATCAGGGTTAGCTGCTTTTTTTACATCTTCAAGCTCATTCATTAACTCATCATCTATCGCTAAACGACCTGCTGTGTCTATTAGAACAACATCATAAATACCGTTATTGGCTTTTTTCAATGCTGCTTTTACTACTTCTACAGGGCTTTTAGTGCTTTCATCTTCATATAACTCAACTTCTATTTGAGCAGTAATCTGACGAAGTTGTTCTACTGCAGCTAAACGCTGTAAATCTGCTGCAACAACTAAAACTTTTTTTTGCTTATTTTTTAGGTAATTTGCAAGTTTTCCGGTAGTAGTAGTTTTACCTGAACCTTGAAGTCCAGTCATAAGGATAACGGTTGGAGGCTTTGAAGAAAAAATAAAGCCTCTGTTTCCGCCAATTTCTAAAAGTTCATAAAGAGCCGCTCTAAGTGCGTCTAAAAACTGGTCTTTACCAATTCCTTTTGCTTTCGTCTCAATCTGTACTTTTTCAATTAATTCTCTAACAACTTTATGGTTTACATCAGCTTTTAAAAGAGATTTTTTAAGCTCGCCAAGGGCTTTAGTGAGGGCTTTTTCATCATCATGGAAACGAATTTTCTTTATCGCATTTGTAAACGAATCTGTTAATGTATCAAACATAAGCCCTCCTCTTTTAAATTATATTGGATGTAAAAAGTGGCGAATTATAGCGGGAAGTTACTTTAAGTTTGCTTTAAAATTAGCAATACTTAGTTAAAAATTTATGTAGCTGATTTGCAAACTGATGTGCGTCTTTTTGGTCAAATGCCTTTGGTCCTCTTGTCATCTCTCCGCTTTCACGAATTTTTTCCATAAGATTTCTCATAGCAAGATACTGTTTAATATTGTCAACGGTATAAAGCTCACCTCTGTGATCAATAGCATGTGCATTTTTAGTTATAACTCTGTCTGCTAAAGGAATATCTGCTGTTATTACCAAATCGCCCTCTTTTACAAGTTCAACAATATGGTTATCTGCTTCATCAGCACCCTGCTCGACAATAATATAGGTGATTAATTTAGATTTTCCTATTGTTATAGGTTTGTTTGAGACAACAAATGTCTCCAACTCTAATCTTTCGATTGAACGAAACACTATTGGCTTAAGCAGATTTGGAAAAGCGTCTCCGTCGACAAAAATTCGTATCATTTTATTAACTCTAACTTTTGAATTCTGGATAATTGTTTAATCTCATACTCTCGCTTAGAAGCACTGCTTTTATCTTCATGATGTTCGAAATATATCAATTCTACCGGTCTTCTCGTACGGGTATACTTAGCCCCTTTAGGGGAGCTGTTATGCTCATCTACTCTTCTGTTTAGATCTGTGGTAATTCCAGTATAAAGAGTCTCATCATTGCACTTTAACATGTAGATAAACCATAAACTTTTAGAATTATTCAAAGTTGATAAATGTCTTTGGTTCTTCCGCTATAAATTCCATGCCAAGAAGTCTAACTTTATAGGCATGAAGCATTACTCGCTTAGCACGTCTTCCACCATACTGCTCATCACCAACTATTGAGTGTTCTACATATCTCATATGAGTTCTAATCTGGTGTGTTCTTCCATGATGAATAATACAATGTATTTTTGTTTTGTTTGCACTTACTATATCTGGAGTAATCTCAGTTATTGCAGGCTTTCCTTTACTAGATACATTTGAATAAGCTTTATTATTTTTCTTTTGAGTAAGTATTGGTTTATCTATGACTTGTGGCTCTGTAACAATCCCCTCAACCCATGCGATATACTCTTTGTAAACTCTATCTTTTTTAAACTCTTGAATTGCTTTTTCTCGAAACTCTTCATTTTTAACAAGCATTAAAACACCGCTCGTTTCGCGATCAAGTCTATGTAAAAGCCTTGCACCTTTAAATTGTCTCTCTATCTCATCTGAGTTTACATGTGCAGGTTTATCTATTACAATAATATCATCATTTTCAAATATAGGTTTTGTCTTCTCTATCTTCTCTATTCTAAATATAGTTTTCTCATCTATCTCACCACGGGCTATCATAACTTTCTTATTGCCAACATAGACTAAACCACGGTCAATCATTGACTTTGCCTGCGAGTTTGAAACACCAGTTTGATTTGATAAAATTTTATACGCTTTTTCTGTAGCCATAAGTGACTCCTTCTTTTATTTATTAATGAAATAGATATCATCTATTTAATCTTCTAATATCTTCTTTATTACGGGCTCTAAGTTGATCTCTTGCTCAAGCATACTTGGCGGTAACGACCTACATGTAAGCAAGGCTCTGTGTATCTCTTGTGGTTCGACATACTGGACATGATGCACATATTTAAAAAGCTCTTTTTGATGAAAGAAGTGCTTTCCTGTAATAATTTTACACCCAAAATGAGCCGGCTCTAACGGATTATGCCCACCTACATCCTCTTTAAATGCACCACCTAAAATAGCAATATCACTTATTGCATAAATATTATTCAGCTCGCCCATCTCATCAACCAAAATCATATCAGCTTTAAGCTCTTTGCTTTTTGAAAACCTCTCAAGAGACAAATCACATCTGTCTGCATAAACTTTCATAAGCTCATAAACACTATCAAATCTCTCCGGATGTCTTGGGACAATAATAAGTTTTGCTTCACCCTGCTTTATATACTCAACAAATGATTTAAGAACCATCTCCTCTTCACCATCATGAGTACTCCCAGCTACAATAACTTCGCAGTTTGGCTTCTTATACTCTTTTGTTTTAACTATTTCACCAGCCAACTTAATATTGCCAATTACTTCAATATTTTTTGCGCCAAGAGCTATAAAACGATTTTTATCAACTTCACTTTGTGCATAAACAATCTCTACATGTGAAAGCAGTTTTTTATAAAACCAAGCCATCTGTAAATATTTTTTAGTACTTTTCTCAGAGATTCTGGCATTTAAAAGAACTATTCTCGCCCCTTTTGCTTTTAGAACAGTAAAGAGCATAAACCAAAATTCAGCCTCTAGCACAACGAGAACCCTCTGTCTCTTAGCCCAAAAAGGTAAAAACATCTCATAAGGGAGATATCTAACCTCAGCATTGTATTTTCTAGCCTCAACCTGCCCTGTATGAGTAATAGTTGTTATTTTTATATCACAATCATCTAGGAGCTTTAAAATAGGCTTTATAGCTCTGGCTTCACCAAGGGAACATACATGGAACCAAATTCCATCACGATTATTAAATCTTGGATTATTGAAAAGAAAAAAACGAGAAGGAAGTGACTCTTTGTATTTTTGTTTAAACGAGAGGTAAATCAAAAGTGGCAGCGCTACTGCATAGAGCGCCACGCTTAAGATAAAGTATAAAAGCGTAAATGGCTTCAAGCCTACTCTTCAGTATCGCCCATATAAAGAATACGACCACAATGTGGACATGTAGTAATCTCTTCAGCTTTTATAACATCTGCATAAATTTTATCATTAATTAGCATATTACAACCCATACAAGCTTGCTCTTCAACAGCCACTACAGTGCTGTTTTTAGCCCATCTACGGATTTTTTGATAAAAAGTCAACCCTTTTTGATTCACTTCTGAAAGTAGTTTCTCTTTTTTAACAAACACCTCTTGACGAGATTTATTGATAATTTCAAGTTTCTCATCAACCTCTTTTCTTACTGATTCTAAACTTGCATCAAGCTCTGAGAGAGACTCTTTTGCCGACTCTACCTGCTCAGTTTTTAACTCAATAATTTTTTCTAATCTAGCTATCTCTTCATTTGCAAAAGTAACCTGCTCTTTTGCAATCTCTTCTTCAAGTTGAAGTGATTTCATCTCACGTTCTGTCTTGATTTCACCACTTTTTTTAGAATTACTCTCTAATTTTTGAGAAAGTTCAGCTAAATGAAGTTCATTTTTATGCTTTTTAACTTGCTCGTCTTTTATCTCATTAGTTAAGTTTTCAATGTCAGAATCAATACTCTGTTTTTTTGCTAATGCTGCTTCAAGCTTGTAGTTAGCCTCTTCTATTTGAGGCTCAAAAGCATCTATAGCTTTATCTATGTGTGACAGGTCAATCAATTGTTTAAGGTGTGAGTTCATTAATCTCCTTTGGATTAAGTAGTAATGCCAATTGCTTAAATATAAGTAAAAGGATTTTTTGATGATGCAATTATAGCTTCTAAACCTAAAATTTTCAAATGTTTAAGTAAAATCTTTGCAAAAAAGTGCTCACTTTCATAATGACCTATGTCAATTAGTGATAAATTAATACTTTTCGCCTCCATTGCATCGTGATATTTCACATCACCTGTAAGAAAGCAATCAGCGTCAATAGACTTGATTAAAGAACATCCTGAGCCTGTGGTTAGTGCTGCTTTTTTTATAAAGTTTGCACCTTTGACACATTTTGCATGTGGAAGTCCAAAAGCAGAGGCAACCTTTTTAGCAAATTTATCAAAATCTTCATTCACATCCAAATAAGCAACAAAACCATCTTTATGAGAAATTTTATATCCTAAAACTTCAGTTGCCACATATTCATTTAGATGAGTCTGGTCAAAATTTGTGTGCATAGCTATATTTGAGATATTTTTCTTTATCATTTTCTGGATAAGGTTTGCCGGATATTTATTGAACTCCAACTGCTTTAATCCACCAAAAATAAGAGGATGGTGTGTTATGAGCAGAGCATTGTCTTGCATAGAGTCTATCAAAGCTTCATCAACATCTATACTTAAAACAATTTGTTTTATCTCTTGTGAAAAGTCTCCTATTAAAAGACCGGAATTATCCCAAGGCTCTTGAATATCAAAAGGGGATAAGTTATCCAATAATTTATATATTTCTGATATTTTCATCTATTTCTCCTAAGAGAGTTTTTGCAACTCTTCTTTTGCTTCATCAAAATCTGGATTTATCTCTATTGCCCTTTTATACATCTCTATTGCTTCGTCTGGATGATTCATATCTACTAAAAGATTTCCGTAATTGTAGTACGTTATTGCATTTTGAGAATCTATAGCTAAAGACTCATTTAGGTGCATTTTAGCCGATATGAACTCACCATTTGCTCTATATATACTTGCAATAGAGTTGTGTATATAATCATTTTTTTTGTCCAACTCTAAAGCTTCTTTATAATATTTTAGTGCTTCGTCATTGTTGTTCAGCTGCTGAAGAATATACCCTATTTTAAAAAGAACATCAGGATTATTTTTAGCTTTTGCATTGGCCTCGGTTAGCAGTGCTAACGATTTTTGCAAATCACCCTCTTTAAAAGATTCATCTGCTCTAATAATTAAAGATTCCGGTGAAAAAACAGAAAAAGCATCAGCACTTCTCGTTTCATCGGAAGCCTCTTTGCTATCTGCCACTTCAGGGTCTTGAAGTGTTTGAATATGCTCATATATTTTAAATGCGAAAAATGCAGAGGCACCAAGCATTAGTAGTTGAAAAGTTGTCATTATTGTTATCCCTTAATATTGTTTCACAAAATGAAATTTTATCATTTATTTAGTAGATTTTTGTTTATTAACTTCATTAACTGAAGAGGGTCAACTTGTTCACCTCCAACTCTAAAACTAAAGTGAAGATGGGGACCTGTTACTCTTCCGCTATCTCCGGACAAGCCTAAAAGCTCACCTCTTTTAACTATTGTACCCTTTTGAACATCAAGCTTGCTCATGTGGTAATAACAAGAGTATACCCCTTGTCCGTGATCCACTATAACCGAGCCTCCCGAATAAAATCTGTCTGTGGCCAAAACAACCAACCCATCATTACATGCAATTAAAGGAGTCCCTACTTTAGCCCTGAAATCTGTTCCGCTATGATAACCTTTTAGCGAATCATTATAAACTCTTGCTTTTCCAAATTCACTTGTTATTTTTGTATTTAGTGGTAATATAAAACTTTGTGATATATAACTTTTTTCATTCGTAGTTTTATATATTTGCATAGCCTCTGCATACTCTTTTGAAGCTCTTTTACTGTCTTCTTTGCTAAGGGTAACTTTTGAGCCATCTACTTTTATTTTTTCTTTTTTATACTTTGCATCTTCAATCTTGAAAAACAGAGTTTTAGTTTTTTGCTTTTTTGCTTCTTTATAAAAAAGCTCTACTTTTTTTTTACTTGGCTTTTCATAGTAACTAATAGGAAGCAAAACGTAAGACATTTCACTATTAATCGGGTTATCAAATATTTTATATGTTTTTTTATCCACAACTATTTTTTCGTAGCTGATATTTTTCTCTTTTTTAAACTCTAAGAGTGCTGTTTTCCCGTTAGCAATAGTGCTATTTGAGATATCAATATTTAAAGCAAAAACGCTACATGTAAGAAAAAGCAGAAAAAAAGATAGCCTCATTATAAATCTTTCATCGCTCTGTCAATATCCCGCTTCATATCTTTTTCTTTAAGATCATGTCTTTTATCGTGAAGCTGTTTTCCTTTTGCAATTGCAATCTGAATCTTCACGATATTTCTAGCATTAAAGTATAACTGCAAAGGGACAATGGTATATCCATCTCTCTCAACTGCTTTTATCAGCTTCACTATCTCTTTTTTATGAAGAAGAAGTTTTCTGCTTCCTCTCTCTTCGTGTGAATAGAAGTGGTGAGTGGTCTCTAGTCTTCCTATGTGCGCATTAAATAAAAATGCTTCGCCATGTACAAAACGGATAAAACTGTCTTTTATATTTACTCGGCTTGCCCGTACACCTTTCACTTCGCTTCCGGCAAGAACCATTCCGGCTTCAAATTTTTCTTCTATATAGTAATCAAAATAGGCTTTTTTATTTTTTGCTATTGTTTCGCCCATTGTTTGATTTTCCTTATTTTATTTTTTGTATTATAGCTGTATTTCATTTATGATATGATTATACGAAAGGTTCCTAGCTACTGACAAGACTCCAAGGGAGGCTTCTTCGGATAGGTAATTGGGTCATTTTCATAAATTACTTTAACCTTATAATAAAGTTTTAAAAGTAATTACAATACAATTACACCGCTCAGATACCATTGAGTATCCAGAGGTAGCCGCTACTCGCTCGGTTGATAATAAGCGACCATCTTTAAAACCACTCACAGCCAATCAATTTTACATCTTTTTTTGAGTTATAATTCTTATATCGTTTTTGATACTCTTGCCTTTTTCCCTCTCTGTCAACATAGAAACTTGTGACTAAATAGGAGCTACTTTTACCTAACTTCTGCAGAATTACCACAAAATCATAATCTTTCAGCCACAAATATAATCTAATATCTTTTGTTACATTTGTTTCTTGATGATAAAACATTTTGACTTCATCAATTGCATGATTTTCAATTATCTTTTTTATCCAAACCAATCTCTCAGACCTGCGATAATCGGGCAGTCTCTCTTTCTCTACAATCCATCTGTTGCCAACTTTTTTCTGTATTTTAGTTTCTCGTGTTGTGAGATGCCAAAATACTAATTCTTTGCCATCATCTTTTTGATTTGATTTTGGATTTATATAAATATTGCTATTGAGGTAAGTTTTCTTATCTACAAAATTTTCACAAAAATAGTCATACAAAACATCAAAAAGTTCCGTGATTTCTATGGTGTCTAAGTCTATAATTTCACTAAACACTACAGACTCCATCTAAAAATATTAAACTTTTCTATCCAAGGTTTAGTGCCTATGATTTCATATCCGCAATTTAGCTCTATCTGCTCTATGATATATTTTTTTATCTCACTTTTTTTCTCTATATCTTTTCTATTTTTATACCCGATAGCACCTATAAAAAGGTCACAAAGCTGAATAATATTGGACTCAAAAGAGTGAATAATATAAAAATCTATTTCGCTCAATCTATCATTTTTGAGAACCCTCTCAAGCTCTTTTACTTTCTCTCTGCCTTTGGTGTCTTTATAGTCCAAATATATTTTATATTGGCTGTCTCTATACAAAAAGTTTCTCAAAGTGTAAAAATAAACTACATAGTAAAAATCATCATGCGTTCTATTGTACTGCTCATGCTTTTGGTCGGATTTGTTTACGACAAGAGTCGCTTTAAACTTCATAAACTCACTGCTAAAAAAATACTCTATCAACTCTTTATAAAATTCTTGCTGTTTGTTTATGAGTTTTGTCCATTTTATCTCATTATGATAGTTATGTTTATGTCGTAAAAATTTTATATATTTGTTGGCTTCTACAACTTTTTCTTCATCTATCAAAATAGCACCGTTTACCATGATATTTGAGCTGTCGTTCAGTAAATGGTTGCTTTCATCGCAGAATATTTTATAGTTCATTGGTTAGCCTTTATTTTCTTGTATTTTTTCTAAC
The sequence above is drawn from the Candidatus Sulfurimonas baltica genome and encodes:
- a CDS encoding zinc ribbon domain-containing protein translates to MNSHLKQLIDLSHIDKAIDAFEPQIEEANYKLEAALAKKQSIDSDIENLTNEIKDEQVKKHKNELHLAELSQKLESNSKKSGEIKTEREMKSLQLEEEIAKEQVTFANEEIARLEKIIELKTEQVESAKESLSELDASLESVRKEVDEKLEIINKSRQEVFVKKEKLLSEVNQKGLTFYQKIRRWAKNSTVVAVEEQACMGCNMLINDKIYADVIKAEEITTCPHCGRILYMGDTEE
- a CDS encoding pseudouridine synthase family protein: MATEKAYKILSNQTGVSNSQAKSMIDRGLVYVGNKKVMIARGEIDEKTIFRIEKIEKTKPIFENDDIIVIDKPAHVNSDEIERQFKGARLLHRLDRETSGVLMLVKNEEFREKAIQEFKKDRVYKEYIAWVEGIVTEPQVIDKPILTQKKNNKAYSNVSSKGKPAITEITPDIVSANKTKIHCIIHHGRTHQIRTHMRYVEHSIVGDEQYGGRRAKRVMLHAYKVRLLGMEFIAEEPKTFINFE
- a CDS encoding GIY-YIG nuclease family protein, whose product is MNNSKSLWFIYMLKCNDETLYTGITTDLNRRVDEHNSSPKGAKYTRTRRPVELIYFEHHEDKSSASKREYEIKQLSRIQKLELIK
- a CDS encoding YaiI/YqxD family protein, which produces MRIFVDGDAFPNLLKPIVFRSIERLELETFVVSNKPITIGKSKLITYIIVEQGADEADNHIVELVKEGDLVITADIPLADRVITKNAHAIDHRGELYTVDNIKQYLAMRNLMEKIRESGEMTRGPKAFDQKDAHQFANQLHKFLTKYC
- the ffh gene encoding signal recognition particle protein; amino-acid sequence: MFDTLTDSFTNAIKKIRFHDDEKALTKALGELKKSLLKADVNHKVVRELIEKVQIETKAKGIGKDQFLDALRAALYELLEIGGNRGFIFSSKPPTVILMTGLQGSGKTTTTGKLANYLKNKQKKVLVVAADLQRLAAVEQLRQITAQIEVELYEDESTKSPVEVVKAALKKANNGIYDVVLIDTAGRLAIDDELMNELEDVKKAANPDEIFYVADSMTGQDAIKTALSFKEKIGIDGVILSKYDGDSKGGVALGLSSQVKVPLRFIGSGEKMEDLEVFLPDRIVNRLMGFGDIEGLAEKTASVIDEKQAKRLTSKIKKGQFNYNDFLEQMESMKKMGSMKSLMGMIPGMGNMSKALKDFDLDNSSELKNIKSMVSSMTMKERENPDLLNNSRKSRIAKGCGLEIVEINRMVKQFKNAGKMAKKFSGKNGMKDLQAMMGQMGGAGAIPR
- the waaA gene encoding lipid IV(A) 3-deoxy-D-manno-octulosonic acid transferase, which translates into the protein MKPFTLLYFILSVALYAVALPLLIYLSFKQKYKESLPSRFFLFNNPRFNNRDGIWFHVCSLGEARAIKPILKLLDDCDIKITTITHTGQVEARKYNAEVRYLPYEMFLPFWAKRQRVLVVLEAEFWFMLFTVLKAKGARIVLLNARISEKSTKKYLQMAWFYKKLLSHVEIVYAQSEVDKNRFIALGAKNIEVIGNIKLAGEIVKTKEYKKPNCEVIVAGSTHDGEEEMVLKSFVEYIKQGEAKLIIVPRHPERFDSVYELMKVYADRCDLSLERFSKSKELKADMILVDEMGELNNIYAISDIAILGGAFKEDVGGHNPLEPAHFGCKIITGKHFFHQKELFKYVHHVQYVEPQEIHRALLTCRSLPPSMLEQEINLEPVIKKILED
- a CDS encoding Nif3-like dinuclear metal center hexameric protein, with amino-acid sequence MKISEIYKLLDNLSPFDIQEPWDNSGLLIGDFSQEIKQIVLSIDVDEALIDSMQDNALLITHHPLIFGGLKQLEFNKYPANLIQKMIKKNISNIAMHTNFDQTHLNEYVATEVLGYKISHKDGFVAYLDVNEDFDKFAKKVASAFGLPHAKCVKGANFIKKAALTTGSGCSLIKSIDADCFLTGDVKYHDAMEAKSINLSLIDIGHYESEHFFAKILLKHLKILGLEAIIASSKNPFTYI
- a CDS encoding M23 family metallopeptidase, which encodes MRLSFFLLFLTCSVFALNIDISNSTIANGKTALLEFKKEKNISYEKIVVDKKTYKIFDNPINSEMSYVLLPISYYEKPSKKKVELFYKEAKKQKTKTLFFKIEDAKYKKEKIKVDGSKVTLSKEDSKRASKEYAEAMQIYKTTNEKSYISQSFILPLNTKITSEFGKARVYNDSLKGYHSGTDFRAKVGTPLIACNDGLVVLATDRFYSGGSVIVDHGQGVYSCYYHMSKLDVQKGTIVKRGELLGLSGDSGRVTGPHLHFSFRVGGEQVDPLQLMKLINKNLLNK
- a CDS encoding DUF3800 domain-containing protein yields the protein MNYKIFCDESNHLLNDSSNIMVNGAILIDEEKVVEANKYIKFLRHKHNYHNEIKWTKLINKQQEFYKELIEYFFSSEFMKFKATLVVNKSDQKHEQYNRTHDDFYYVVYFYTLRNFLYRDSQYKIYLDYKDTKGREKVKELERVLKNDRLSEIDFYIIHSFESNIIQLCDLFIGAIGYKNRKDIEKKSEIKKYIIEQIELNCGYEIIGTKPWIEKFNIFRWSL
- a CDS encoding tetratricopeptide repeat protein, with protein sequence MTTFQLLMLGASAFFAFKIYEHIQTLQDPEVADSKEASDETRSADAFSVFSPESLIIRADESFKEGDLQKSLALLTEANAKAKNNPDVLFKIGYILQQLNNNDEALKYYKEALELDKKNDYIHNSIASIYRANGEFISAKMHLNESLAIDSQNAITYYNYGNLLVDMNHPDEAIEMYKRAIEINPDFDEAKEELQKLS